A genomic segment from Syntrophotalea acetylenivorans encodes:
- a CDS encoding polysaccharide pyruvyl transferase family protein yields the protein MKELKLYWSTSLQGGRKNFGDWLSPVLCEALSGMKVVHARPNKCDLMALGSILAKAKNRFWNRRIDIWGSGLIEGIPAFRSPHRIHAVRGWQTAQTICNQKIEVVGDPGLLCDMLVPENVTAQKRFSVGVVPHYVDQSNQLIQQLVETIPNATMIDVFSGTIEFIKQVAACDVVLSSSMHGLITADALGVPNAWIRLSDNVWGKDFKFHDYYSVFKLANVKPYPLTRETRLQEIMDITDSYSRPGISEVKERLLNAFPFKK from the coding sequence ATGAAGGAACTAAAGCTCTACTGGTCAACGAGTTTACAAGGCGGCCGCAAAAATTTCGGCGACTGGCTATCGCCTGTTTTATGCGAAGCCCTTTCCGGGATGAAGGTTGTTCATGCACGGCCTAACAAATGCGACCTGATGGCTTTGGGCAGCATCTTGGCCAAGGCCAAGAATCGTTTCTGGAATCGCCGCATCGACATTTGGGGGTCTGGCCTTATTGAAGGAATTCCCGCCTTCAGAAGCCCCCACCGGATTCACGCGGTGCGTGGATGGCAAACCGCCCAAACGATTTGTAATCAGAAAATTGAGGTTGTTGGCGACCCCGGGCTTTTGTGTGACATGCTTGTCCCGGAGAACGTGACCGCCCAAAAGCGGTTCAGCGTAGGAGTGGTCCCCCACTACGTCGATCAGAGCAACCAACTCATTCAGCAACTTGTTGAGACGATTCCTAACGCTACGATGATCGATGTTTTTTCCGGGACGATCGAATTCATAAAACAGGTTGCGGCTTGTGATGTTGTCCTTTCTTCAAGTATGCACGGTCTTATTACTGCTGATGCCCTTGGTGTTCCGAATGCGTGGATACGCTTGTCTGACAACGTGTGGGGGAAAGATTTTAAGTTTCATGACTACTATAGCGTCTTCAAGCTTGCAAATGTTAAGCCTTATCCGTTGACAAGAGAGACCCGCCTTCAGGAAATTATGGATATTACAGACAGCTATTCTCGCCCTGGGATTTCAGAGGTCAAGGAAAGACTGTTAAATGCCTTCCCTTTTAAAAAGTAA
- the rfaP gene encoding lipopolysaccharide core heptose(I) kinase RfaP — translation MLELRSDFEAYFGERAFDNILALQGEEFRALEGRRTLRCIFEGKGVFVKIHLGIGWKEIFKNLLQFRLPVLGAENEWQAIRRLEQLSVATMKIIGFGKRGWNPARLESFIITEELENTISLEDFCKDWAKNPPSPALKRALIGKVAQIARSLHQNGVNHRDFYLCHFLLDRRTLAEAGNPESLRLYLIDLHRMQLRRSTPRRWIIKDVAGLYFSSLDIGLTHRDLLRFLKIYFDCPLREVLIRDRLFLSQVTRRAVKLYRKTFGRAPRLNWKSN, via the coding sequence ATGCTTGAGTTGCGTAGCGATTTCGAGGCATATTTCGGTGAGCGGGCTTTTGATAACATCTTGGCTTTGCAGGGCGAAGAGTTCCGGGCTTTAGAGGGTCGCAGGACTCTGCGCTGTATTTTTGAGGGTAAGGGAGTTTTTGTAAAAATTCATTTAGGTATCGGATGGAAGGAGATCTTTAAAAACCTGCTCCAGTTCAGGCTGCCGGTTCTCGGTGCTGAAAACGAATGGCAGGCTATCCGCAGGCTAGAACAACTCAGTGTGGCGACCATGAAGATCATTGGTTTCGGCAAGAGAGGTTGGAACCCTGCTCGACTAGAGTCCTTTATTATCACAGAGGAGTTGGAGAATACGATCAGTCTGGAAGACTTTTGCAAGGACTGGGCAAAAAATCCACCTTCTCCGGCGCTCAAGCGAGCTCTGATAGGCAAGGTGGCGCAAATTGCCCGCTCTCTCCACCAGAATGGTGTAAATCATCGTGATTTTTACCTTTGTCATTTTCTACTTGATCGCCGGACCTTGGCGGAAGCAGGAAATCCTGAGAGCCTAAGGCTTTATTTAATCGACCTGCACCGAATGCAGCTGCGTAGGAGCACCCCCAGACGCTGGATCATCAAGGATGTGGCCGGGCTTTATTTTTCCAGTTTAGATATAGGTTTAACACACCGCGACCTGCTCAGGTTCTTGAAGATTTACTTTGACTGCCCTCTGCGAGAGGTTCTTATACGAGACCGGCTGTTTTTGAGTCAGGTAACCCGGCGGGCGGTTAAGCTTTACCGAAAGACTTTTGGCAGGGCTCCGCGGCTGAACTGGAAAAGTAACTGA